A window from Choristoneura fumiferana chromosome 22, NRCan_CFum_1, whole genome shotgun sequence encodes these proteins:
- the LOC141440369 gene encoding glucose dehydrogenase [FAD, quinone]-like yields MGGSSAINYLVYMRGNKRDYDDWAALGNNGWSYREVLPFFKKSENNRDIEAKDTKYHGVDGPLNVERFTFVDKNVVMLVQAFHETGLPLVDFNGEMQIGTMTTQTTSIDGRRASTNAAFVRPVRNERTNLKIKTNVQVTQVLIEPEKKIAYGVKYFQNNKWHVVHATKEVVLSAGALNSPKILMLSGIGPENELKSLKIKVIEDLKVGYNLQDHATTNAMIMGLTNATSTLVNDKNLLNEINKYKNSEYKDGPLSATGPLHLSAFIRTKYADKDETVPDIQFHFDGRNKKEFYSDPTTYLASNTLPFAFYDSINVRPILLLPKSRGYLKLNKTDPVFGQPLIYSRFFTIYRDLKTLVAALQFAVKLENTKTFKENGVKFIREPVEACRDYKWGTKNYFACLFTRYTATIFHPSGTCKMGPKDDANAVVDPRLRVYGVRHLRVADASIMPNIVRGNTNAPVIMIGEKAAEMIKEDWGVTS; encoded by the exons ATGGGGGGTTCGAGCGCGATAAATTATTTAGTATACATGAGAGGCAACAAACGGGACTACGATGATTGGGCCGCATTGGGAAACAATGGATGGAGCTACAGAGAA GTTCTGCCTTTCTTCAAAAAATCAGAAAACAACAGAGACATAGAAGCAAAAGATACAAAATATCATGGAGTCGATGGACCACTAAACGTTGAGAGATTTACTTTTGTAGACAAAAATGTTGTGATGCTTGTACAAGCTTTTCATGAAACTGGATTGCCGCTAGTTGATTTTAATGGAGAAATGCAAATCGGAACAATGACTACTCAAACAACATCAATTGACGGAAGACGAGCATCTACTAATGCAGCTTTCGTTAGACCCGTGAGAAATGAAAGGACAAATCTTAAGATCAAAACTAATGTTCAAGTTACGCAAGTTCTAATTGAACCTGAGAAAAAAATAGCATACGGtgtgaaatatttccaaaataataaatggcATGTTGTCCATGCTACAAAGGAGGTCGTTTTGAGTGCCGGTGCACTGAACTCACCTAAAATATTGATGTTGTCTGGAATAGGACCggagaatgaattaaaatctttaaaaataaaagtaatagaAGATTTAAAAGTAGGATATAATTTACAAGACCATGCTACAACAAATGCCATGATAATGGGTCTAACAAATGCTACATCAACACTCGTTAACGATAAAAATTtgttgaatgaaataaataaatacaaaaattcaGAATATAAAGACGGACCTTTATCAGCAACCGGACCTTTACACTTAAGCGCGTTTATCAGAACGAAATATGCAGATAAAGATGAAACTGTACCCGATATACAATTCCATTTTGATGGTcgtaataaaaaagaattttactCTGACCCAACAACGTATTTAGCAAGTAATACATTACCGTTCGCTTTTTATGACAGCATCAACGTACGACCAATACTATTATTACCAAAAAGTCGAGGAtatttaaaattgaacaaaactGATCCAGTATTTGGTCAACCTTTAATTTACTCGagattttttactatttatagGGATTTAAAAACTTTAGTAGCTGCATTACAATTTGCTGTTAAATTAGAAAACACGAAGACGTTCAAAGAGAATGGCGTAAAATTCATAAGAGAACCAGTTGAAGCCTGCAGAGATTACAAATGGGgaactaaaaattattttgcTTGCCTGTTTACAAGATACACGGCAACCATTTTTCATCCTTCAGGAACTTGTAAAATGGGCCCCAAAGACGATGCAAATGCAGTAGTCGATCCAAGATTAAGAGTTTATGGCGTAAGGCATTTAAGAGTAGCTGACGCATCAATTATGCCTAATATAGTTCGAGGAAATACGAATGCACCAGTTATAATGATCGGTGAAAAAGCTGCTGAAATGATAAAAGAAGATTGGGGTGTTACCAGTTAG
- the LOC141440370 gene encoding glucose dehydrogenase [FAD, quinone]-like → MGGSSAVNYMVYMRGNKADYDGWAEQGNPGWSYSEVLPYFKKAENNRDIESLNKYYHAVGGPLNVERFPYVDNNELMMIQGYRELGLPVTDFNGENQYGTDLAQSTSLNGKRMSVNAAYIKPIRHKRPNLKIINEVYVTKLIINKITKTAMGVEYIKQGIPHTAYASKEVIVSSGPANTPKLLMLSGIGPREQLESLGIPVLVDLRVGYNLQDHVTTDALVLALSNKTSTLVDGPQLLNEIYDYYSQPPHKHGPLSSSVTLNAVAFIKTGLADDDLPDIQIHADGRNVEEFYSDPQTYIASNIFPLSFFNGIAFRPLLLVPKSKGFIMLNYTDPVFGPPLIFPRFFTEQIDVEKLVAGMMFVAKLEDTPAFKQSGASFVRTPIQGCEDFIWGTHEYFTCLLTQYTSTIYHPAGTCKMGPSWDSEAVVDARLRVYGIKKLRVIDSSIMPTILRSNLNAPTIMIAEKAADMIKEDWYYC, encoded by the exons ATGGGTGGATCGAGTGCTGTGAATTACATGGTTTACATGAGAGGAAATAAAGCAGACTACGATGGCTGGGCTGAACAAGGCAACCCTGGTTGGAGTTATAGTGAG GTGTTGCCGTATTTCAAGAAAGCAGAGAACAATCGTGACATTGAATCCTTGAACAAGTATTACCATGCTGTTGGCGGTCCACTCAACGTTGAGCGGTTTCCTTACGTAGACAACAATGAGCTCATGATGATTCAAGGTTACAGAGAATTGGGACTACCAGTCACTGACTTCAACGGCGAAAACCAATACGGCACTGATTTAGCCCAGTCAACTTCCTTAAATGGAAAAAGAATGTCTGTTAATGCAGCCTACATAAAACCAATACGTCATAAAAGAccaaatttgaaaataataaacgaAGTATACGTTACAAagttaattataaacaaaattactaAAACTGCTATGGGAGTAGAATATATCAAACAAGGGATACCACACACAGCTTATGCGTCTAAAGAAGTCATTGTTAGTTCAGGCCCAGCTAATACTCCGAAGTTATTGATGCTGTCTGGTATAGGACCTAGGGAACAATTGGAAAGTCTCGGCATACCAGTTCTGGTAGATTTAAGAGTGGGTTATAATCTACAAGATCATGTGACAACAGATGCGTTGGTACTAGCTCTATCAAATAAAACATCAACTTTAGTGGACGGTCCGCAGTTATTAAATGAGATATATGATTACTATTCACAGCCTCCTCATAAGCACGGGCCTTTATCGTCTTCTGTAACTTTAAATGCCGTAGCTTTTATAAAGACTGgattggctgatgatgatttgcCTGACATACAAATTCATGCTGATGGAAGGAATGTTGAAGAGTTCTACTCTGACCCTCAAACTTATATAGCGTCTAATATTTTTCCTCTTTCATTTTTCAACGGTATTGCTTTTAGACCACTACTCTTAGTTCCAAAAAGTAAAGGATTTATAATGCTTAATTATACTGATCCAGTGTTTGGTCCGCCTTTAATATTCCCGAGATTTTTCACTGAACAGATAGATGTAGAGAAATTGGTTGCAGGTATGATGTTTGTAGCAAAGTTAGAAGATACTCCAGCTTTTAAGCAGAGCGGTGCTTCTTTTGTGAGGACACCTATTCAAGGATGTGAGGATTTTATTTGGGGGACACATGAATATTTTACTTGTCTTCTAACTCAGTATACCTCTACTATTTACCACCCTGCAGGTACATGTAAGATGGGACCTAGTTGGGATAGTGAAGCTGTAGTTGATGCGAGGCTCAGGGTATATGGAATAAAGAAACTAAGGGTTATCGACTCATCTATTATGCCTACTATTCTTAGATCAAATCTGAATGCTCCTACTATAATGATAGCAGAAAAGGCAGCGGACATGATTAAAGAAGATTGGTATTACTGCTAA